In one window of Chryseobacterium viscerum DNA:
- a CDS encoding ATP-binding cassette domain-containing protein: protein MLEIKNIHVHFKNQNVLNHLNLSIEEGCILGLLGKNGAGKTTLFESLYQSIPFSGEISWKNERLKREMISYLETENYFYPYITGEEYLAYFTSKKETEIKEIIERFNLPLKKYVQYYSSGMKKKLALIGMLMLDKPINILDEPFNGVDFEGVHILYDIIRQLKSEKKVVIVSSHIIETLFHTCDKIALLQDGKIEKIYDKEEFSLLNALKF, encoded by the coding sequence ATGTTGGAGATTAAAAATATACATGTTCATTTTAAAAATCAGAATGTTTTAAATCATCTGAATCTATCCATAGAAGAAGGCTGCATATTGGGACTGCTTGGCAAAAATGGGGCAGGAAAGACCACTCTGTTTGAATCCTTGTACCAAAGTATACCATTCTCAGGTGAGATCAGCTGGAAGAATGAACGGTTGAAAAGGGAAATGATTTCTTACCTGGAAACCGAAAACTATTTTTACCCTTATATTACGGGAGAAGAATATCTTGCCTATTTTACCTCAAAAAAAGAAACTGAAATCAAAGAAATCATTGAAAGATTTAATCTTCCTCTGAAAAAATATGTGCAGTATTATTCCAGCGGGATGAAGAAAAAACTGGCTCTTATCGGGATGCTGATGCTGGATAAGCCTATTAATATTCTTGATGAACCATTCAATGGAGTAGATTTTGAAGGGGTTCATATTCTTTATGACATTATCAGACAGTTGAAATCTGAAAAGAAGGTAGTCATTGTGAGTTCCCATATTATCGAAACCCTTTTTCATACCTGTGATAAAATTGCCCTTTTGCAAGATGGAAAAATTGAAAAAATCTACGATAAAGAAGAATTCAGCCTATTGAATGCTCTTAAATTCTAG
- a CDS encoding DUF6624 domain-containing protein, with the protein MDNFSFEKELIELADKDLTVRGELLAAGKLSGGYHPEMEKVHKANAQRLREIIAEIGFPTLSKVGEKGSNAAWLIIQHAIGEPEFMKECCTMMEENSHDINPIHKAYLYDRIQFFQSKPQKYGTQLTAEGIVYPVENKETLNKEREKVNLPALALAEINKIPEPENIPEIDDQNIEYTIWRRKVGWI; encoded by the coding sequence ATGGACAATTTCTCATTTGAAAAAGAACTGATTGAACTTGCTGATAAAGATCTGACTGTAAGAGGGGAGCTGCTTGCTGCCGGAAAACTGTCCGGAGGTTACCATCCTGAAATGGAAAAGGTTCATAAAGCCAATGCACAGCGGCTTCGGGAAATTATAGCCGAAATCGGATTCCCAACTCTGTCAAAAGTCGGTGAAAAGGGAAGCAATGCTGCATGGCTGATTATCCAGCACGCTATTGGTGAGCCTGAATTTATGAAAGAATGCTGTACCATGATGGAAGAAAACAGCCATGATATTAATCCAATACATAAAGCTTATTTATATGACCGGATTCAGTTCTTTCAGAGCAAACCTCAAAAATACGGAACACAGCTTACCGCTGAAGGAATAGTGTATCCCGTAGAAAACAAAGAAACCTTAAACAAAGAACGCGAAAAAGTAAATCTTCCGGCACTGGCACTGGCAGAAATTAACAAAATTCCAGAACCTGAAAACATTCCGGAAATAGATGACCAAAATATTGAATATACGATTTGGAGAAGAAAAGTGGGCTGGATTTAA
- a CDS encoding Ig-like domain-containing protein gives MKRFTIIIFSLVFASAFSQKQTKIFTLDIDNFWVAYDSIQNTNDHSRKLDLIKKLYTDKATKGLKAFMNARDYNDSLYVKLIDKYPKFWNTIRPNTLTIKAKTNEFEASVDRLKQIYPELKDAEMYFTIGGLNSGGTVSGNMVLVGAELATGLPSTDVSEFKDEWLKGVFAMQSLDNIVSLNVHEYIHTQQIGDRRRVLSQSIKEGACDLIAELVMNKPLERKYLSYGAAHTAEIKELFKKEMFTGNFTNWLYNGRQKGESADLGYYVGYVICKSYYQNAKDKKQAVKDIIELNYDNDKAVENFLTQSKFFKEKTSDLIKEYRKMSPDVVKIDPANGSVEVSPDVKEIRITFSKEMMPGYYSFNLSDKGKEYMPITKVIGMENTDKTLVLGVDLKPGKEYEFVLTDKSFRSKEGYSLKNEELVIKFKTGNK, from the coding sequence ATGAAACGTTTTACAATCATTATTTTCTCACTTGTATTTGCAAGTGCTTTTTCACAGAAACAAACCAAAATTTTTACTTTAGATATTGATAATTTTTGGGTGGCTTATGACAGCATTCAAAACACAAACGATCATTCCAGAAAACTGGATCTGATTAAGAAATTGTATACTGATAAAGCAACAAAAGGCTTAAAAGCATTTATGAACGCAAGAGATTATAATGACAGTCTTTATGTAAAACTTATTGACAAGTATCCTAAATTCTGGAATACCATCAGGCCAAATACGTTGACAATTAAGGCCAAGACCAATGAATTTGAAGCCAGCGTTGACAGGCTGAAGCAGATTTACCCTGAGCTAAAAGATGCCGAAATGTATTTTACTATTGGCGGGCTGAATTCCGGAGGAACAGTGAGCGGAAACATGGTGTTGGTAGGAGCTGAGCTTGCCACAGGGCTTCCTTCTACAGATGTTTCAGAATTCAAAGATGAATGGCTGAAAGGTGTTTTTGCAATGCAGTCTCTGGATAATATCGTCTCTTTAAATGTTCATGAATATATCCATACCCAACAGATCGGAGACCGTAGAAGAGTTCTAAGCCAATCTATAAAAGAAGGTGCCTGTGATCTGATTGCCGAACTAGTCATGAATAAACCTCTGGAAAGAAAATATCTTTCTTATGGAGCGGCTCATACAGCTGAAATCAAAGAGTTATTTAAAAAAGAAATGTTCACCGGTAATTTTACGAACTGGCTTTATAACGGAAGACAAAAAGGAGAAAGTGCAGATTTAGGATATTACGTAGGATATGTGATTTGCAAATCATATTATCAGAATGCTAAAGATAAAAAGCAGGCAGTTAAAGATATTATTGAGCTGAATTATGACAATGATAAAGCTGTAGAAAATTTCCTTACCCAATCAAAGTTTTTCAAAGAAAAAACGAGTGATTTGATTAAGGAATACCGTAAGATGTCGCCGGATGTTGTAAAAATAGATCCGGCAAATGGTTCTGTAGAGGTAAGTCCAGATGTAAAAGAAATACGAATCACTTTTTCAAAAGAAATGATGCCAGGATACTATTCTTTCAACCTTTCTGATAAAGGAAAAGAATATATGCCGATCACCAAAGTTATTGGAATGGAAAATACTGATAAAACTTTGGTTTTGGGAGTAGATCTTAAGCCTGGTAAAGAATATGAATTTGTCCTCACGGATAAAAGTTTCAGGTCCAAAGAAGGCTATTCTCTCAAAAATGAGGAACTTGTTATAAAATTTAAAACGGGGAACAAATAA
- a CDS encoding AAA family ATPase, with amino-acid sequence MKQDISKLHIITGGPGAGKTTLLNVLNKYGLTTVPEEGRRIITEQVESGGEALPWLNKELFANLMFEESVKTYLEMDHVTHMKPVFFDRGIWDTLGYMRLENIPVPELLITKAREMVYNNNVFILPPWKEIYENDQERKQTIEKAILTFECMKEIYQEFGFNIIEVPKVTVEKRASFILDRVLT; translated from the coding sequence ATGAAGCAGGATATTTCAAAATTACATATCATTACGGGTGGTCCAGGAGCCGGAAAAACAACGCTGTTGAACGTATTAAACAAATATGGTTTGACAACAGTTCCTGAAGAGGGCAGGAGAATTATTACAGAACAGGTTGAGTCCGGAGGAGAAGCGCTTCCCTGGCTGAACAAAGAACTTTTTGCTAATCTGATGTTTGAAGAATCCGTAAAAACCTATTTGGAAATGGATCATGTGACCCATATGAAACCTGTTTTCTTTGACCGCGGAATATGGGATACGCTGGGTTATATGAGGCTTGAAAATATTCCTGTTCCGGAATTATTGATAACAAAAGCCAGAGAAATGGTTTATAATAACAATGTTTTCATTCTTCCTCCATGGAAAGAGATTTATGAAAATGACCAGGAAAGAAAACAAACCATTGAAAAAGCCATCCTCACTTTTGAGTGTATGAAAGAAATTTATCAGGAATTTGGCTTCAATATCATTGAGGTACCGAAAGTTACCGTAGAAAAAAGGGCCAGTTTTATCCTTGACAGAGTTCTGACATAA
- a CDS encoding winged helix-turn-helix transcriptional regulator, protein MPEFFHDKRLYYTPIEFALSHIGGTWKMPVLWRLQEKPLRFSELKKDIPHITDKMLTSQLRELEAKDMIHREVFPVVPPKVEYSLTEKGKKAIPVIETIMQFGYDLIKDEGIVFPPKE, encoded by the coding sequence ATGCCTGAATTTTTCCACGATAAAAGACTCTATTATACACCTATTGAATTTGCATTAAGTCATATCGGAGGAACCTGGAAAATGCCTGTTCTATGGAGATTGCAGGAAAAACCTCTTCGTTTCAGTGAGCTTAAAAAGGATATTCCTCATATTACAGACAAAATGCTGACCAGCCAGCTGCGCGAACTGGAGGCCAAGGACATGATCCATCGTGAAGTATTTCCCGTAGTGCCGCCGAAAGTAGAGTACAGCCTTACAGAGAAAGGGAAAAAAGCCATTCCGGTTATTGAAACCATTATGCAGTTTGGCTACGATCTGATCAAAGATGAAGGAATTGTCTTTCCGCCTAAAGAATGA
- a CDS encoding MsnO8 family LLM class oxidoreductase: MKLKLGILDQSPVTMGGSAASALENSINLALLAEETGFHSIMYSEHHGVEAYGSSSPELLAAVILSKTNRIKIGTAGIMMRNYSAYKIAEWTKMLSTLYPERFILGLGKAPGGLKDAVMALNNHKPVVLSNMETKLEEIIQLIRDEESIYDGLIAQPTHVQFIPEIMWLGSGMTSAKEAAKHGTGYSFAAFMNSENGMENTEAYLREFDDIQYFSQPSLQVAVAASVADTIDTARRNAYGMAYQFLQSRQLVSPNAVLSPEAIEQKILGTKDEDEFFTFLERIIIETPQSVEHRLQQVAEKYNTDNLLILCNMYQEEDRVHTYKSIIKNNN, translated from the coding sequence ATGAAGCTGAAATTAGGAATCTTAGACCAGTCACCTGTAACAATGGGAGGCAGTGCGGCCTCTGCATTGGAAAACAGTATCAATCTTGCTTTATTGGCTGAAGAAACAGGTTTTCATAGTATTATGTATTCCGAACACCATGGAGTAGAAGCTTATGGCAGCTCCAGCCCTGAACTTTTAGCAGCAGTTATATTAAGTAAAACCAACCGTATCAAAATAGGAACCGCCGGAATTATGATGCGGAACTATTCTGCCTATAAAATTGCGGAATGGACCAAAATGCTGTCTACCCTATATCCTGAGCGCTTTATTCTCGGATTGGGAAAAGCTCCCGGAGGATTAAAAGATGCTGTAATGGCACTCAATAATCATAAACCGGTAGTTTTATCAAATATGGAAACGAAACTGGAAGAGATCATTCAATTGATCAGAGATGAGGAAAGTATTTATGACGGACTTATTGCACAACCCACTCATGTACAATTTATTCCTGAAATTATGTGGCTGGGATCAGGAATGACTTCAGCAAAAGAAGCTGCTAAACATGGGACAGGATATTCTTTCGCCGCTTTTATGAACAGTGAAAACGGAATGGAAAATACAGAAGCTTATCTGAGAGAATTTGACGACATTCAATATTTTTCCCAGCCTTCTTTGCAGGTAGCAGTGGCAGCATCAGTAGCAGATACTATTGATACAGCAAGAAGGAATGCTTATGGAATGGCCTATCAGTTTTTACAATCCCGGCAATTAGTCAGTCCTAATGCTGTTCTTTCTCCTGAAGCTATAGAGCAAAAGATTTTGGGAACTAAAGATGAAGATGAGTTTTTCACCTTTTTAGAAAGAATTATCATAGAAACGCCACAATCTGTGGAGCATAGATTGCAACAGGTTGCAGAAAAATACAATACGGATAATCTTCTGATATTATGCAATATGTACCAGGAAGAAGATCGCGTTCATACTTATAAAAGTATCATTAAAAATAATAATTAA
- a CDS encoding DUF418 domain-containing protein codes for MKKRIIGFDLARAYAIFGMFIVNFNMVFGNHDDHSTLGKLLVLFSGHSSTVFVILAGMGVALMTNRLQEYTSEDRKRLRNTILKRAAFLFLFGMLFCLWWPADILHFYGGYMSIGALLIFIDKKYYLITAAIAIVLFHLLLLIIPFETGWNFSTFEYTDFYTVSGFLRNTFYNGWNSILPWFAYFAVGLYLGRLDWALKQTQQKIFCIGLILYLMVEGFRYASTFMDVSTETREFINADYIPPVLPFILNTIGFGMMLIAGFMFISQYISEKEWTADLARAGQMTLTHYVSHLSLGMVVFALLQGRNYSDLMSHKAWVSPLGILLYSIGFFVLSIYFSKFWGRKFKQGPLEMIMRKISG; via the coding sequence ATGAAAAAAAGAATCATCGGATTCGATCTGGCACGGGCTTATGCTATTTTCGGAATGTTTATCGTGAACTTCAATATGGTCTTCGGAAATCATGATGATCATTCCACTCTTGGAAAACTGTTGGTTCTTTTCAGCGGACATTCCAGTACGGTATTTGTAATTCTTGCTGGTATGGGAGTAGCGCTGATGACCAATCGTCTTCAGGAATATACTTCGGAAGACAGAAAAAGACTTCGTAATACAATTCTCAAAAGAGCGGCCTTTCTTTTTCTATTCGGAATGCTGTTTTGTCTCTGGTGGCCGGCTGATATTCTTCATTTCTACGGCGGTTATATGAGTATAGGTGCATTACTGATATTCATAGATAAAAAATATTATCTGATAACAGCAGCCATTGCCATTGTTTTATTTCATCTGCTGTTACTGATTATCCCATTCGAAACAGGATGGAATTTTTCCACCTTTGAATACACAGATTTCTATACCGTTTCCGGATTTCTCAGAAATACATTTTACAACGGCTGGAATTCTATACTGCCATGGTTTGCTTATTTTGCTGTCGGGCTATATCTTGGAAGACTGGACTGGGCACTTAAGCAGACTCAGCAAAAGATCTTCTGCATTGGACTGATATTATATCTTATGGTAGAGGGATTCCGTTATGCAAGCACCTTCATGGATGTCAGCACGGAAACGCGTGAATTCATCAATGCAGATTATATTCCTCCAGTATTACCTTTTATCCTGAATACTATAGGTTTTGGAATGATGCTTATTGCAGGTTTTATGTTTATCAGTCAGTATATTTCTGAAAAAGAGTGGACCGCAGACCTTGCCAGGGCCGGACAAATGACGCTTACTCACTATGTATCTCATCTCAGCCTCGGAATGGTTGTATTTGCTTTATTACAGGGTAGAAATTATTCAGATTTAATGAGTCATAAAGCTTGGGTATCTCCACTTGGTATTCTCCTGTATTCAATAGGATTCTTTGTTTTGAGTATTTACTTCAGTAAATTCTGGGGGAGAAAATTCAAGCAGGGGCCTTTGGAAATGATAATGAGAAAAATAAGCGGTTAA
- a CDS encoding YciI family protein, with protein MKEFALIFRLKDISDFKPSPEQIRERMNWLGSIAAQNKLVDKGNTLLPAPGAAKTVKPDNIITDGPYTEIKEFISGYIIVRAESIDEAVEMAKGNPIFKIGGNIEVREVLKVDK; from the coding sequence ATGAAAGAATTTGCATTAATTTTCAGACTTAAAGATATTTCTGATTTTAAACCTTCCCCGGAACAGATCCGTGAACGTATGAATTGGCTGGGAAGCATTGCTGCTCAAAATAAGCTGGTGGATAAAGGAAATACTCTTTTACCTGCTCCCGGAGCTGCTAAAACAGTCAAACCGGATAATATTATAACGGATGGACCTTATACTGAGATCAAAGAATTCATCAGCGGATATATTATTGTAAGGGCAGAATCTATTGATGAAGCAGTAGAAATGGCTAAAGGAAATCCTATTTTTAAAATCGGGGGGAACATTGAAGTGCGTGAAGTTTTGAAGGTGGATAAGTAA
- a CDS encoding bacteriocin-like protein yields MKNLKKIARQSLKTITGGRPPAESECIACGCPTSTCYYRNGNGGGGGCADIRCA; encoded by the coding sequence ATGAAAAATCTAAAGAAAATCGCAAGACAGAGTTTAAAAACAATCACAGGAGGTCGTCCGCCTGCAGAGAGTGAGTGTATAGCATGTGGCTGTCCTACATCAACATGTTATTACAGAAATGGAAATGGTGGTGGCGGTGGATGTGCTGACATCAGATGCGCATAA
- a CDS encoding TetR/AcrR family transcriptional regulator, producing MPRPRERILSTAMVLFHKQGYNNTGINQIIEEANVSKASFYQHFRSKDELCIEFLNKRYDYWASELEQFTSEAKTVQEKILKSFDFLVDMNEREDFRGCSFLNILSEIPADKEEIHKVIRYHKNKLRECFNEDIQNDIASAHIYLLFESSILTSQLYRSNELIEKSKIIVQDLLSIPQ from the coding sequence ATGCCCCGACCACGAGAAAGAATACTAAGCACTGCCATGGTTCTGTTCCATAAACAAGGCTACAACAATACGGGCATCAATCAGATCATTGAAGAGGCAAATGTATCAAAGGCAAGTTTTTATCAGCATTTCAGATCTAAAGATGAGCTTTGTATTGAGTTTCTCAATAAAAGATATGACTACTGGGCTTCTGAGCTTGAACAGTTTACATCAGAAGCAAAAACAGTACAGGAAAAAATCCTGAAGTCGTTCGATTTTCTGGTTGATATGAATGAAAGAGAAGACTTCAGAGGATGCAGCTTTCTGAATATTTTATCTGAAATTCCTGCTGATAAAGAAGAGATTCACAAGGTAATCCGTTATCATAAAAACAAGCTGAGGGAGTGCTTCAATGAAGATATCCAAAACGATATTGCATCAGCCCATATATACCTTCTTTTTGAAAGTTCGATACTCACCAGCCAGCTTTACAGATCAAATGAATTAATCGAAAAGTCTAAAATTATTGTGCAGGATCTATTGAGTATTCCCCAATAA
- a CDS encoding nuclear transport factor 2 family protein, whose product MDKTTQNTAEQFIQYLNEENFEKAESCLDPDFKFIGVLGKRDNASVYIKDMKQMKFKYKILKAFTSGEDVCFWYTIDMGEKAVEASGWYQIKDGKIHTLKVLFDPRPLLQD is encoded by the coding sequence ATGGACAAAACAACGCAAAATACAGCAGAACAATTCATTCAATATTTAAATGAAGAAAATTTTGAGAAGGCAGAAAGCTGTCTTGATCCTGATTTTAAATTTATCGGAGTATTGGGAAAAAGGGATAATGCTTCAGTTTACATCAAAGATATGAAGCAGATGAAGTTTAAATATAAAATTCTGAAAGCTTTTACATCTGGTGAAGATGTATGTTTCTGGTATACTATTGACATGGGAGAAAAAGCGGTAGAAGCTTCCGGATGGTATCAGATTAAAGATGGAAAGATTCATACCTTAAAAGTTTTGTTTGATCCCAGACCTTTATTACAAGATTAA
- a CDS encoding cupin-like domain-containing protein, with product MGIILKPIDIVDDISQEDFREKYLKPCKPVVIRNMARKWPAYQKWTMEYMKEVVGDVEVPLYDSSKADPAAPINTPTTKMQFRDYVDLIQREPTDLRIFFFDPIKFAPKLLDDYVPPKNLMGGFLDKYPSMFFGGKGSVTFLHYDIDMPHIFHTHFNGRKHVLLFEYKWKSRLYKLPYATYALEDYDIANPDFEKFPALDGIEGIECYLEHGDTLFMPTGWWHWMKYLDGSFSISLRAWDKSWAVKAHSLWNLAVQRNFDNFMKGRYKKRYMDWKERKAVEIANNALRKGLPK from the coding sequence ATGGGAATAATCCTTAAACCAATTGATATTGTAGATGATATTTCACAAGAAGATTTCCGTGAAAAATATCTAAAGCCATGTAAGCCAGTGGTAATCAGAAATATGGCTAGAAAATGGCCTGCCTACCAAAAATGGACGATGGAGTACATGAAAGAAGTGGTAGGCGACGTTGAAGTTCCCCTTTACGACAGTTCCAAAGCAGATCCTGCCGCTCCCATCAATACTCCAACGACGAAAATGCAATTTCGTGATTACGTAGACCTTATTCAGAGGGAGCCTACTGATCTGAGAATCTTTTTCTTTGATCCTATAAAATTTGCACCAAAACTTTTGGATGATTATGTTCCGCCAAAGAATCTGATGGGTGGATTTTTAGATAAATATCCGAGTATGTTTTTCGGTGGGAAAGGTTCTGTGACCTTCCTTCACTATGACATAGACATGCCTCATATTTTCCATACCCATTTCAATGGAAGAAAACATGTTCTTTTGTTTGAGTACAAATGGAAATCCAGACTTTATAAACTTCCATATGCTACTTACGCACTGGAAGATTATGATATTGCCAATCCTGATTTTGAAAAATTTCCGGCATTGGATGGTATTGAAGGAATCGAATGCTACCTGGAACACGGAGATACTTTATTCATGCCTACCGGCTGGTGGCACTGGATGAAATACCTGGATGGATCTTTCTCTATTTCCCTGCGTGCATGGGACAAAAGCTGGGCTGTAAAAGCACATTCTCTTTGGAATCTTGCTGTTCAGCGTAATTTTGATAACTTCATGAAAGGACGATACAAAAAAAGGTATATGGACTGGAAAGAAAGAAAAGCAGTAGAAATAGCTAATAATGCATTAAGAAAAGGACTTCCTAAATAA
- a CDS encoding Crp/Fnr family transcriptional regulator, protein MTEHIEKIQALVSRFSKETIDALDKITTVKQVRKGEILLQQNEICRKSFLIIKGVARKFFFSDKKEITTEFFFQDDIALSFKSYLYQKPSKEVIECLTDVTIETVDYTAFETAKKDFPQLMEYDILLTELYTIWLEDRLFDFHTMSARERYESLLKKSPEYFYHLKLTHIASYLGVSLETLSRIRARI, encoded by the coding sequence ATGACGGAACACATTGAAAAAATTCAGGCACTTGTATCCCGTTTCAGCAAGGAAACTATTGATGCTCTTGACAAAATTACAACGGTAAAGCAAGTTCGAAAAGGAGAAATCCTGCTGCAGCAAAATGAGATATGCAGAAAAAGTTTTCTAATCATTAAAGGAGTTGCCCGTAAATTTTTCTTCTCTGATAAAAAGGAAATAACAACTGAATTTTTCTTTCAGGATGATATTGCGCTTTCTTTTAAAAGTTATCTCTACCAAAAACCAAGCAAAGAAGTGATCGAATGTCTGACAGATGTAACTATTGAAACCGTTGATTATACAGCATTCGAAACTGCAAAAAAAGACTTTCCGCAACTGATGGAATATGATATATTATTAACTGAATTGTACACCATTTGGCTGGAGGACAGGCTTTTTGATTTCCATACAATGAGTGCAAGAGAACGTTATGAAAGTCTTTTGAAAAAATCTCCGGAGTATTTTTATCATCTGAAACTGACACATATTGCTTCTTATCTGGGGGTTTCGCTGGAAACCCTGAGCAGAATAAGAGCCAGAATTTAG
- a CDS encoding tetratricopeptide repeat protein, translating into MMKIGICLCIILLGLNNITAQSAKIDTEKLLEYYETQRYADAAKYLQSIYPGDTQDVKALSQIAYCNMMAGKLPEAEKNYIKINTIQPNSLPTLFSLASINSRRGNATNAKAYLQQIIQLDSLNFNAYKQLAAYADTPETKLNYLKKASSLNSTDPDVAYDLSLTYSGLKQYQPAYDVLKTAIASDTGNFTLQQTLLPVANQLAKYPEVIEIGEKLLKNHADANVMNDMGQAYFYVKDYQKCISLYKMLEDMGVQNEGTLYFMALSYRELKDYNNAAIYAQKTIDEAISDHTTLYYAALAGIYESKNQYNDAVTAYKRGLTFGTSNIIYYRLGLLYDLNLKQPKNAATYYQMYLKNRPDQEKEKDQIAYAKGRITILK; encoded by the coding sequence ATGATGAAAATAGGAATTTGCTTGTGCATTATACTATTAGGCCTTAACAATATCACTGCTCAGTCTGCAAAAATTGACACTGAAAAGCTGCTTGAATATTATGAGACACAACGCTATGCCGATGCTGCCAAATACCTTCAAAGCATATATCCCGGAGATACACAGGATGTAAAAGCTCTTTCACAAATAGCCTACTGCAATATGATGGCCGGAAAACTTCCGGAAGCAGAGAAAAATTATATAAAGATCAATACCATACAACCGAACAGCCTGCCTACTCTATTTAGTCTGGCCAGCATCAATTCCAGACGGGGCAATGCAACCAATGCCAAGGCTTATCTTCAACAGATCATTCAGTTGGATAGTCTTAACTTCAATGCTTATAAACAGCTCGCGGCCTATGCTGATACTCCTGAAACCAAACTGAACTACCTCAAAAAAGCGAGCTCTCTGAATTCTACTGATCCTGATGTAGCTTATGATCTTTCTCTGACTTACAGTGGTCTGAAACAATACCAGCCTGCATATGATGTTTTGAAAACAGCCATTGCTTCTGATACTGGAAATTTCACTTTACAACAGACCCTATTACCTGTTGCCAATCAACTCGCCAAGTATCCGGAAGTAATTGAAATTGGTGAAAAACTCCTGAAAAACCATGCTGATGCGAATGTAATGAATGATATGGGACAAGCTTATTTTTATGTAAAGGATTATCAGAAATGCATCAGTCTTTATAAAATGCTGGAAGATATGGGAGTACAAAACGAAGGTACATTATATTTCATGGCCTTAAGCTATCGGGAACTGAAAGATTATAACAATGCTGCCATCTATGCACAGAAGACTATTGATGAAGCTATTTCAGATCACACCACGCTGTATTATGCTGCATTGGCAGGTATTTATGAATCCAAAAACCAGTATAATGATGCTGTAACAGCTTATAAAAGAGGATTAACCTTTGGTACTAGCAATATTATTTATTACCGTTTAGGACTTCTTTATGATCTGAATCTGAAACAGCCAAAGAATGCAGCCACCTACTATCAGATGTATCTTAAAAACCGTCCGGATCAGGAAAAAGAAAAAGATCAGATTGCATATGCAAAAGGCAGAATTACTATTTTAAAGTAA